The Mesoplodon densirostris isolate mMesDen1 chromosome 20, mMesDen1 primary haplotype, whole genome shotgun sequence genomic sequence agaTGGAAAACCATTGGAGGAAGCAGCatcttatttacctttttttaaaaaaacactgggATATACCTTTTCATTCCTTCAGTGGTACCTCTTAAAGTTCATAATTTCAATCTCATCCAActtatctctttcttttcctttatattcaGTACTTTTGTATATCGAATAAATCATTCTCAACCCCAAATTTAAGAAgctatttttccatttccttctcaAAGTTGTATTTACCTTCCATAATTATATCTACAATCCATAGTTATAGCTACAGTCTGGAACTTATTTATGTATGCAATGTGAGTTAGGAGTCAAGATTCTAATTTGCCACATGTATAGCTGTCTCAGTATTGTTTCTGAAAATACTAGCCTTTTCCCACTGTCACCTTTATCATGAGTTAGTGCCTTAGTCAactcaggctgctataataaaataccatcaACTGGTATTTACTTCTCGTAGCTCTAGAGACTGAAAGCCCAAGATTATGGCATCAGCACGGCTGGTTCTGGTGAAAGCCCTCTTCTGAGTTGCAGACAGCcaacttctcattgtatcctcacagtGACGGAAAGAGAATAAGCCAGCTCTTggcctctttttataagggcactaatcccaaccacaagggctccaccttcatgacccaATTTCTTCCCAAAGGTGccacctccaaatgccatcacactggggattagattTGAACATAAAGTTTGGAGGAATGTAGATCTGTCAGGTTATCCCATGTGTACAGGCCTGTTTCTGGGTTCTACTGTGTTACATTCTACGGCTTTCTACAATTTTAACAAACTactcaaaatattaaatgttGCAAGTCAAAAAGATGGATGTAGCTAAAAAACTAATTCTTATATACTTCATTTTCTTGGGGACAGAACAGTAAAGTATAACTGGAGAAATGAGGACCTACACTGTCTAATTATCTAAAGTAGATTATCTAAACCAACTTGTATTATAGCACATTTGGGAGTTttagctaaaaaagaaaacataaagtatTTAAGTTCTAAATAAAGATTGtttatggaatactactcagctataaaaagaacaaaataatgccatttgcagcaacatggatgcaactagagattatcatactaagtgcagtaagtcagaaaaagaaagactaatgctatatgatatcacttatatgtggaatctaaaatatggcacaaacaaacctatctacaaaacagaaacagtcagggcttccctggtggcgcagtggttgagaatccgcctgccaatgcaggggacgtgggttcgtgtcccggtccgggaagatcccacatgccgcggagcggctgggcctgtgagccatggccgctgagcctgtgcagccggagcctgtgctctgtaacgggagaggccacaacaatgagaggcctgtgtacagcaaaaaaaaaccaaaaaacaaaaaacagaaacagtcatacacatagagaacagacttgtggttgccaagggggaggagggaagagagagggatggagtgagagTCTGGGGTTGGGAGATGCAAACTCTTACatttagaatagataaacaaggtgctattgtatagcacaggggactatatccaatctcctgcgataaaccatgatggaaaagaatatgaaaaagaatgtctctatgtgtaaAAGCAGACATTGGCACAGCACCgcaaatcaactctacttcaataaataataaagcaaagaTTGTATGAAGCACTGACATTTACATATTTACCCATTTTGATACACTTCTAACCATATATGTAAACAAATTATTTAGAGCTgcaattttcaaacttttttggcAATGACAAAATACTCACACAGTGATTCCAAGTCATAGTTTGAACAACATGAATTTAGAtcttaaaaattccaaaaaaaccaaaaatcattATTTATGACTGTGTCGtccacaattattttttaatacatttctttttttttttttttgcccaaatAAGGCAGAACCAGTAATACTTACAGGCTGACATTCATTATTTATTCTCACCACTtcagaaataatacaaaacaGTAACCAAATTGTCCTACCATATTCCTATTTAGAGTATATATAGACCTTAAAAAGCCTGGAGCATCCAATGTGCCACAATGATCTTCTCCAGATATGCATTTTATTGGTTTTCTACTTACCACATTACACATATAAAAAAATCTCTAAAGGTAATGTTAAATGGCTGATTATATCATATAGAATATATTCCTAAAAGCCAAGGTAACTCTATATAGAGAGAGATGGCATTGAGTTTCCAGAAGAAAGGTTTCCTGAGAGGTGGTGATTCTTGATTTGAGTCTTAAGAGAGGTATAAGCTTGGAATCAAACTCGGGGTGAATTTTATGGGAGGGGTGATGTTAGGATATTCCAAgacaaaaattacattttctgggCTAGAACTGGAGTTAGATTGTGGAGCTCATGTCTGTGCATTAACTATGTTCTAAATACAAAATGGAATCTGGATTGGATCctagaacagatttttttaaaaaggagattatTGGAAAAACTGGCAAAGTCCAAATAAAATCTGGAGTTCAGTTAATAGTATCGTACCAATGTTGATTTCTTCATCTTGCTAAATGTACACTGgtcatgtaagatgttaacataaaGGGAAGCTGGTGAAGAGAAATATGAGAACTCCCTGTATTGTCTTTGCAACTCTTCCATAAACCCCCAAATATCTCAAAATAAgtttaaggcttccctggtggcgcactcgttaagaatctgcctgccaatgcagaggacatgggttggaaccctggtccgggaagatcccacatgccgcggagcaactaagcctgtgcactacaactactgagcctgcgctctagagcccataagccacaactactgagcctgtgcactgcaactactgaagcttgcgcgcctacagcccatgctccgcaacaagagaagccaccacaggcCTTTCCGAGCGACATGGCGACTCTCTGGAGGCTGAGTGTCCTCTGCGGTGCCAGAGGTGGGCGAGCTCTCTTCCTCTGAACCGCAGTGGTCAGACCGGCTCATGTCTCAGCATTTCCCCAGGACCGATCAACCCCAGGATGCTGTGGAATAGAGCACATTCACCTGTCACCCAGCCACCGTTCTGGTTCCAAGGCTGCATCTCTCCACTGGACTGGTGAGAGGGTTGTCGGTGTTTTGCTCCTGGGCCTAATTCCAGCTGCTTATTTGAATCCTTGTTCTGCGGTGGACTACTCTCTGGCTGCAGCCCTCACTCTTCATAGTCACTGGGGCATTGGACAAGTTGTTACTGACTATGTTCGAGGGGTTGCATTGCAGAAAGCTGCCAAGGCAGGCTTTTTGGTGCTCTCGGCGTTTACCTTTGCTGGGCTTTGTTATTTCAACTATCATGATGTGGGCATCTGCAAAGCTGTGGCTATGCTGTGGAAGCTCTGACCCTTTAGACTTAACACCTTGAGAACTGATTgtacattgggcttccctggtggtgcggtagttaagaatccgcctgccaacgcaggggacacgggttcaagccctgacccaggaagatctcacatgccgcggagcaaccaagtcCGTTcgtcacaactactgaccctgcgttctagagcctacgagtcacaactactgaagcccacgggcctagatcccgtgctcctcaacaagagaagccaccgcagtgagaggcccaggcactgcaacgaacagtagcccccgctcgtcgcaactagagaaaacccgtgcgcagcaacgaagacacaatgcagccaaaaataaataaataaaatagaataaaatgaaaaaagagtaaTCCTGaatctttaccaaaaaaaaaaaaagaactgattgTACACCTCCTTGCCTCTGCTCTGTCATGCCATTTCAACTCACAGTAAGAAGGAAATAACAGATTAGTCCGCTGGTAAACCTCTTCTCCTAATCAGCTGGTTATTCTTATCTTTGAAAAAAGATTTGAGAGAAATTGTATCCAAGAAATTGTGAGACTGAGCTTTGTATTCTGGAGAGTTAATGGGGTGTCTCACAGATTCTCAGAAGACTCACAGTATAACTAAACATTATATATGAGCCTTTGCCTGTTAATTTATCAGACTCTTAAAGGGAATTCAGCTTTATTACTCTCAATATTTGATCAAACTTCTATATTTGTCCTAGGATGATGGAGAAAGGGAACGACTGTTAATTCATAAGTAAAGACTTTGCAG encodes the following:
- the LOC132481286 gene encoding LOW QUALITY PROTEIN: succinate dehydrogenase [ubiquinone] cytochrome b small subunit, mitochondrial-like (The sequence of the model RefSeq protein was modified relative to this genomic sequence to represent the inferred CDS: substituted 1 base at 1 genomic stop codon) produces the protein MATLWRLSVLCGARGGRALFLXTAVVRPAHVSAFPQDRSTPGCCGIEHIHLSPSHRSGSKAASLHWTGERVVGVLLLGLIPAAYLNPCSAVDYSLAAALTLHSHWGIGQVVTDYVRGVALQKAAKAGFLVLSAFTFAGLCYFNYHDVGICKAVAMLWKL